One part of the Tunicatimonas pelagia genome encodes these proteins:
- a CDS encoding SDR family NAD(P)-dependent oxidoreductase has protein sequence MNYYFITGTSRGIGRALAERALQEDNTQVIGFSRQQNIQHDRYTHHSIDLSDIDNLSEQIASIFLELSDAKQIVLINNAGTLGDVKYFGSIADAKIEQLFSLNITAPAILMNHFIRQYRDAAAERVIINVSSGVSKYAVDGWSGYCASKAALDMLTEVAALELEKQNVQNFRVYSVAPGIVDTQMQTDIRETDEQNFSRLQNFKNYKADGALDNPQQTAEKYFYLINHPEKFTEVRLDVREF, from the coding sequence GTGAATTACTACTTCATTACCGGAACCAGCCGAGGAATTGGTCGAGCTTTAGCTGAGCGGGCTTTGCAGGAAGACAATACTCAAGTAATTGGGTTTTCCCGCCAGCAAAATATTCAGCACGATCGCTATACTCACCATTCAATAGATTTATCTGATATTGATAATCTTTCCGAGCAGATTGCTTCAATTTTTTTAGAGTTATCGGATGCTAAACAAATTGTGCTTATCAATAATGCCGGAACGCTGGGTGATGTAAAATACTTTGGCTCGATAGCTGATGCGAAGATTGAGCAGCTTTTTTCACTGAACATAACTGCCCCGGCTATTCTAATGAATCACTTCATTCGCCAGTACCGGGATGCGGCCGCCGAACGAGTTATTATCAATGTTTCTTCGGGGGTGTCTAAGTATGCGGTAGACGGCTGGTCGGGCTACTGCGCTTCTAAAGCAGCCCTGGATATGCTGACTGAAGTAGCCGCCTTGGAACTAGAAAAGCAAAACGTCCAAAACTTCCGAGTGTACTCTGTAGCCCCCGGCATTGTAGATACGCAGATGCAAACCGACATACGTGAAACCGATGAGCAAAACTTTAGTCGTCTGCAAAACTTCAAAAACTATAAAGCCGACGGAGCTTTAGACAACCCCCAGCAAACCGCTGAAAAATACTTTTACCTGATTAACCATCCTGAAAAATTCACCGAGGTACGACTGGATGTACGGGAGTTTTAA